A window of Melospiza melodia melodia isolate bMelMel2 chromosome Z, bMelMel2.pri, whole genome shotgun sequence contains these coding sequences:
- the LOC134431845 gene encoding signal peptidase complex catalytic subunit SEC11C isoform X1, giving the protein MDLFGDLRRMNKRQLYYQVLNFAMIVSSALMIWKGLIVVTGSESPIVVVLSGSMEPAFHRGDLLFLTNFYDDPIRAGEIVVFKVEGRDIPIVHRVIKVHEKGNGNIKFLTKGDNNEVDDRGLYKEGQNWLEKKDVVGRARGFLPYVGMVTIIMNDYPKFKYALLAVMGAYVLLKRES; this is encoded by the exons ATGGATCTGTTCGGGGACCTGCGGCGCATGAACAAGCGGCAG CTATATTACCAAGTCTTAAATTTTGCTATGATTGTGTCCTCTGCCCTCATGATCTGGAAAGGGCTGATCGTGGTGACTGGCAGTGAGAGCCCCATTGTTGTGGTGCTCAG TGGCAGCATGGAGCCAGCTTTTCACAGGGGAGACCTGCTGTTCCTAACAAATTTCTATGATGACCCAATCAGAGCTGGTGAAATAGTTGTTTTTAAAGTTGAAGGCAGAGACATTCCAATAGTTCACAGAGTTATCAAAGTACATGAAAA AGGAAATGGGAACATCAAATTTCTGACTAAAGGGGATAATAATGAAGTTGATGATAGAGGCTTGTACAAAGAAGGTCAGAACTGGTTAGAGAAGAAAGATGTTGTCGGAAGAGCAAGAGG GTTTTTGCCCTACGTAGGAATGGTAACTATAATAATGAATGACTACCCAAAATTTAAG TATGCTCTCCTGGCAGTGATGGGAGCATATGTACTGCTCAAGAGGGAATCCTAA
- the LOC134431845 gene encoding signal peptidase complex catalytic subunit SEC11C isoform X2 produces MIVSSALMIWKGLIVVTGSESPIVVVLSGSMEPAFHRGDLLFLTNFYDDPIRAGEIVVFKVEGRDIPIVHRVIKVHEKGNGNIKFLTKGDNNEVDDRGLYKEGQNWLEKKDVVGRARGFLPYVGMVTIIMNDYPKFKYALLAVMGAYVLLKRES; encoded by the exons ATGATTGTGTCCTCTGCCCTCATGATCTGGAAAGGGCTGATCGTGGTGACTGGCAGTGAGAGCCCCATTGTTGTGGTGCTCAG TGGCAGCATGGAGCCAGCTTTTCACAGGGGAGACCTGCTGTTCCTAACAAATTTCTATGATGACCCAATCAGAGCTGGTGAAATAGTTGTTTTTAAAGTTGAAGGCAGAGACATTCCAATAGTTCACAGAGTTATCAAAGTACATGAAAA AGGAAATGGGAACATCAAATTTCTGACTAAAGGGGATAATAATGAAGTTGATGATAGAGGCTTGTACAAAGAAGGTCAGAACTGGTTAGAGAAGAAAGATGTTGTCGGAAGAGCAAGAGG GTTTTTGCCCTACGTAGGAATGGTAACTATAATAATGAATGACTACCCAAAATTTAAG TATGCTCTCCTGGCAGTGATGGGAGCATATGTACTGCTCAAGAGGGAATCCTAA